In the genome of Ureibacillus sp. FSL W7-1570, the window TGCATACAAATGCAACGTGGATTTCATTTGATTTGCCTGAAAATTGGTCGGAGGAAATGCTGACCGATGCTTTAACGGGGGCAAGTTACGCCATCGGATCTTTCATACCTCTATATATTCAATGCGATCGGAAAGATGTGACTGTCGTACCACAAGTAAAGTCCGTCCACAATGAAAAACCGACTTTGTTTATTTATGACAGCTATCCGGGAGGTATCGGGTTGAGTGAAAAGGTTTATGATCTGCTTGTCCCGATTTTGGAAATGACCATCCAACATGTGAAATCCTGTCCTTGTGAACACGGTTGTCCATCCTGCATCGGGGCGCAGGACAGTTTGACAAATGGAAAAGAACGGGTAGTGAAAGTATTGAACATGATTTATAATGAAATGATGTGATGGGATGAGCTACGAAAATAAAATATTACAATTGAAAAAAATGGTGGGGAAAAAGAAAGCGGCAGAATCCGAAAAACCTTCCTACCAAAAACCTGAAAAACCGGCTTACATCGATGAATGGAAAAAAGCCGGTCTTTCGATTGTAGAAAATGATTTCGGAGTCGTATTAAAAAGGCAAGTCCAATATCCTTTCGACTATAAACACGGACGGTATGAATTAAAGGAGTTTTTCCAAGCGGTCGAAAAATGGGAACAGTCGAAAATAGAGCATCCCTATTCCATTTATCCCGGAGAAAAGGTGCTGTTTTTTGATACGGAAACAACCGGGTTAAAGGGCGCAGGCACGCACATTTTTCTTTTGGGCCTCCTTGAGGTCGATGAAGAGGCATTCGTGCTGAATCAATATGTGCTGGCGGATCCGGCGAATGAAGCCGCCTTCTTGTTTGAATCCAAGTTATGGCAACGGGGAAAAACGATCGTTACATATAATGGGAAAAGTTTCGATTGGCCCCAATTGGAGATGCGGTGGATCTTTCATAAAAACTATTTGCCAACATTACAAAGTCCCAGACAAATCGATTTATTCCATAGTTCAAAAAGAATCTGGAAAAATCATTTGGAAAAAGTAAAATTAATAAAAGTGGAAGAAGAAAAATTGGGCTTCAAAAGGGAAAATGATATTCCCGGGTTTCTTGCACCGATTATTTATGCGGATGCGGTCAGAAGCGGAAATGCTGGAGGGCTCATAAAAGTGCTTCAACATAATGAATGGGACATCCTGTCACTTCTTGTGCTGTACATTCATTCAACAAATCTTCTTCTGGATGACGTGTTGCGGGATGGAGCCACAACGTATACAAATATCGGCAAATGGTACAATGATTTAAAAGAACCTGAACAAAGCAGGCAACTATTTTTGAAAGTGACGGAACAATTTGCGGAACATGAAACCGGCCTTGCCTATTATTATTTGGCATTGCAACAAAAACGTCACAAACAATTCAAAGAATCGATTGAATCTTTTCAAAAGGCGATTCATACAATTGATGGAAGAAAAAAATTGGATTCCTATGAGCAACTGGCAAAGCTATATGAACATCAAATGAAAAATTACCCGGAGGCGCTCCAGTATACACTCAAAGGAATAAAAATGATTCAGGAAGCGGATTTTTTCAGCGATCATCAAAAGAAAAAACAATTAGAAAATTGGGACAAAAGATTGCAAAGGTTGGAAATCAAAAACGGGAAATATTTATAACGTTTGGTAATGAAAAGTATTTCCCGGGGAAGCGCAAAGTTTGACAAAAAAACGATCTACCGCATGTCGAAATATGCAAAAAATATGATTTTGCGGTGTTTTCCTGTCCTTTTATAGGGTTACATGTGGTATAATATATAGTACGTATGTATCGATGGAAGGGCGATGTGGATGGAAATCAAATTAAATTCCAAAATGATTTTGGAAAAAGAATTCAAGAGACAAATGAAAGGCTACAACATTGATGAGGTGGACCAATTTTTAGATATAATAATGGAAGATTATGACAATTTTAATAAAATCATAAAAGAATTGCAAGCGGAAAACGAAAGATTGAAAAAAGAGCTGGAAGCGGCCAAAAAGCAACAAACGCCTCAATATGCCGGAAGTACGAACTTTGATATTCTAAAAAGACTATCAAATTTGGAAAAGCATGTTTTTGGCAATAAATTGTACGATTGATAAAATCCACAAGTTGATTTAAATCGTTTGTTTAGTATAATATTAAATGGTCATAGTGATTTCGAGTAATCGCTGCAAACGTTCTATGTTTGTAGAGGAAAGTCCATGCTCACACGGCTCTGAGATGACCGTAGTGTTCGTGCTTACCGAAAAAATAAGGTAAGGCAAAGCTCTTGCAGCTTTGACGGCGGAAGGAAGACCTAAGTCGCAACTGGCGATATGGTCGACACTTCCTGAAAAGTGCCACAGTGACGTAGCTTCACTGGAAACGGTGAAGGTGGAACGCGGTAAACCCCACGAGTGAGAAACCCAAATTATGGTAGGGGCGCCCCCCCGAAGGAAATGAACGGAGGGGGGGACGGGGAGGATTTCTTCCCGTAGATAGATGATTACTACCTGACAGTACGAGGCGAAAGCCGTTCGAGTACGCAGGGACAGAACATGGCTTATAGAAATCACTATGATGAGAAACATTAATCGAAATGATTATGCTTTATCATCAGGAGCTCTCCATCATGAAGGAGAGCTTTTTCTTTTGTAGATGCAAGTAGGGAATAATGTCAATAAGAAGAATGAATCTTCCGAATGAAGGCTATAGATAGTGGAAGGATCTAATTTTGTAATCCGAAACAAAATGATGATATAATTAATTTCTTGAAAATATGGAAAGATATCGAGGATGGATGCAAATGACGAAATTTCAACTGGTTGCTACTTCTGCAATGGGACTGGAATCCATTGTTGCAGACGAAGTAAAAGCATTGGGGTACGAAACGCGTACGGAAAACGGAAAAATTTATTTTGAAGGTGATGAAAGGGCGATTGCCAGAGCCAATCTTTGGCTGAGGGTGGCCGATCGGGTAAAAATTGTTGCAGCCCAATTCCCGGCAACGACTTTTGAGGAATTGTTTGAAAATACAAAATCTGTTGAATGGGAACGTTATTTGCCTGTTGATGCGAATTTCCCGGTCTCAGGAAAATCGGTGAAATCGAAATTATTCAGTGTTCCGGACTGCCAAGCAATCGTAAAAAAAGCGATTGTGGAACGGTTAAAAACAGCCTATAAGAAAACCGGATTATTGGACGAATCGGGGGCGACTTTCAAAATTGAAGTATCAATCTTGAAAGATATGGCAACACTTACAATTGATACAAGTGGTGCCGGACTCCACAAAAGAGGCTATCGGGTAGGCCAGGGGGATGCCCCTTTAAAAGAAACGTTGGCTGCCGCTTTGGTAAAAATCTCAAAATGGTCCCCTCATCGTCCTTTTGCCGATCTTTTCTGCGGCTCCGGCACGATTCCGATCGAGGCGGCGTTGATTGGCCAAAATATTGCACCAGGGTATAATCGGGATTTCATTTCGGAAGAATGGCCCTGGATGGATATGAAAATCTGGGATGACGCCCGGATAGAAGCGGAGGATTTGGCAAACTATGATCAACCTCTTGAAATATTGGGGACGGACATTGATCATAGAATGGTAAAAATCGCAAAAGAGAATGCGCTGGAAGCCGGTTTGAGCGATTTAATCACTTTCAAACAAATGCAGGCGACCGATTTCACGACGACCCTTACAGACGGTGTCATTGTCTCCAATCCTCCTTATGGGGAGAGAATCGGGGAAAGGGAAGAGATTGAAAGAGTAATCCGCGAACTTGGGAAAATAATGAGAAATTATCCGACGTGGTCGGTCTATATGCTGTCATCCATGGACAATTTTGAGGAACTGTACGGCAAGAAAGCGACGAAAAAACGGAAATTGTTTAACGGATTCATCCGCACCGATTTTTATCAATTTTGGGGCCAAAAATCAAACAAACAATCATTGATTTAAGGAAGATCGAATGTTGTTATTTTATGTCGAATTTCTTATAATAAAATTATTGTAATCAAGGTAATTTCTGAACTTTTTAGGCAGTGTCTTGAATTTTTTCGAGACACTTTTTCTTCATGTCTAACAAGTAGACATTGATAAAGGAGAATAGAATATGAAATCATCGATACCTTTTGAATTATCGAAAGAAAAAAGCTTTTTTGATTCGTTGGGGGATTGGATCGGCGACATTTTTTATGACATTTTGCCCGAAAAAGGATTTGAATGTCGCGATGAACAAATTTACATGAGCTATCAAATCGAAAAAGCTTTAAAAGAAAAAAACGTTTTGTTTGCGGAAGCGGGTGTTGGAACGGGAAAAACCCTCGCTTATTTATTGCCCGCAATCGCGTATGCGCGCTATAAAGGGAAACCGGCATTGATTGCTTGTGCA includes:
- a CDS encoding class I SAM-dependent RNA methyltransferase, encoding MTKFQLVATSAMGLESIVADEVKALGYETRTENGKIYFEGDERAIARANLWLRVADRVKIVAAQFPATTFEELFENTKSVEWERYLPVDANFPVSGKSVKSKLFSVPDCQAIVKKAIVERLKTAYKKTGLLDESGATFKIEVSILKDMATLTIDTSGAGLHKRGYRVGQGDAPLKETLAAALVKISKWSPHRPFADLFCGSGTIPIEAALIGQNIAPGYNRDFISEEWPWMDMKIWDDARIEAEDLANYDQPLEILGTDIDHRMVKIAKENALEAGLSDLITFKQMQATDFTTTLTDGVIVSNPPYGERIGEREEIERVIRELGKIMRNYPTWSVYMLSSMDNFEELYGKKATKKRKLFNGFIRTDFYQFWGQKSNKQSLI
- a CDS encoding ribonuclease H-like domain-containing protein — protein: MSYENKILQLKKMVGKKKAAESEKPSYQKPEKPAYIDEWKKAGLSIVENDFGVVLKRQVQYPFDYKHGRYELKEFFQAVEKWEQSKIEHPYSIYPGEKVLFFDTETTGLKGAGTHIFLLGLLEVDEEAFVLNQYVLADPANEAAFLFESKLWQRGKTIVTYNGKSFDWPQLEMRWIFHKNYLPTLQSPRQIDLFHSSKRIWKNHLEKVKLIKVEEEKLGFKRENDIPGFLAPIIYADAVRSGNAGGLIKVLQHNEWDILSLLVLYIHSTNLLLDDVLRDGATTYTNIGKWYNDLKEPEQSRQLFLKVTEQFAEHETGLAYYYLALQQKRHKQFKESIESFQKAIHTIDGRKKLDSYEQLAKLYEHQMKNYPEALQYTLKGIKMIQEADFFSDHQKKKQLENWDKRLQRLEIKNGKYL
- the gpsB gene encoding cell division regulator GpsB, giving the protein MEIKLNSKMILEKEFKRQMKGYNIDEVDQFLDIIMEDYDNFNKIIKELQAENERLKKELEAAKKQQTPQYAGSTNFDILKRLSNLEKHVFGNKLYD